A section of the Salvelinus alpinus chromosome 36, SLU_Salpinus.1, whole genome shotgun sequence genome encodes:
- the LOC139565531 gene encoding choline transporter-like protein 2 isoform X6, whose amino-acid sequence MSEEQPYYGKHGEPRKYDPTFKGPIYNRGCTDIVCCILFIICILGYVAVGILAWSQGDPRKVIYPTDSRGQFCGQAGTPLETKPLLFYFNIMKCASPMVLLEFQCPTTQMCVEKCPDKFMTLKKAYDIKENFKYYKNFCKEGLEGLTVTQILRFGLCPAMLTPSKPFTHRCFPALDQKKGGEITVGNNSMFDDGEGKIRDAKDLVAGVKNATVVIEARQVAMNIFEDYTQSWYWILIGLVIAMLISLLFIVLLRFLAGIMVWVMIVMVILVIGYGIFHCSMEYVSLKSEAGSNVTLKDLGFQTDFSVYLHIRQTWLAFIIILAIVEVIIILLLIFLRNRILIAIALIKEASRAIGYVMSALFYPLFTFALLSIVIAYWAVTAVFLSTSNQPIYKVFNETACDHSRKICEPANFSTSSMKAECPYSKCLFAYYGGETVYHKYLIGLQFYNVFLFFWCANFVTALGQMTLAGAFASYYWALVKPDDMPAFPIFSSLGRSLRYHTGSLAFGSLILSIIQIIRVLLEYIDHKLQGTQNKCTKFLLCCLKCCFWCLEKFIKFINRNAYIMVAIYGKNFCTSAKDAFFLLMRNMIRVAVLDKVTDFLLFLGKLLIVGLVGIFAFFFFSGRVKAFENTAPNLHYYWVPILVSSIAMLRV is encoded by the exons GTGAACCAAGAAAATATGACCCCACCTTCAAAGGCCCCATCTATAACAG gGGTTGCACTGACATTGTATGCTGCATCCTCTTCATTATTTGCATACTGGGCTATGTTGCAGTGGGAATTCTGG cctggtcccagggaGACCCCAGGAAGGTGATCTACCCCACAGACAGCAGAGGACAGTTCTGTGGGCAGGCAGGCACACCTCTGGA gaCGAAGCCCCTGCTGTTCTACTTCAACATCATGAAGTGTGCCAGTCCCATGGTGCTGCTGGAGTTCCAGTGCCCAACCACACAG ATGTGTGTGGAGAAATGCCCTGATAAGTTCATGACGCTCAAGAAGGCCTACGACATTAAAGAGAACTTTAAGTATTATAAGAACTTCTGCAAGGAGGGTCTAGAGGGGCTG ACTGTAACACAGATCCTGAGATTTGGCCTGTGTCCTGCCATGCTGACGCCAAGTAAACCCT TCACCCACAGGTGCTTCCCTGCCCTGGACCAGAAGAAGGGAGGGGAGATCACAGTGGGAAATAACTCTATGTTTGATGACGGGGAGGGGAAGATTAGAGATGCCAAAGATCTGGTGGCGGGGGTCAA GAATGCCACAGTGGTCATTGAGGCTCGACAAGTGGCCATGAATATCTTTGAGGATTACACCCAGTCCTGGTACTGGATCCTAAT AGGGTTGGTGATTGCCATGCTCATCAGTCTCCTCTTCATCGTCCTCCTGCGCTTCCTGGCCGGGATCATGGTGTGGGTCATGATCGTCATGGTGATTCTGGTCATTGGATACG GCATCTTCCACTGCTCCATGGAGTATGTTAGCCTGAAGTCAGAGGCAGGCTCTAATGTCACTCTAAAGGACCTGGGCTTCCAGACAGACTTCTCTGTGTACCTGCATATCAGACAGACCTGGCTGGCCTTCA TTATTATTCTGGCCATTGTGGAGGTCATCATCATTTTGCTGCTCATCTTCCTCAGGAATAGAATCCTCATCGCTATCGCTCTCATCAAAGAAGCCAGCAG GGCCATTGGGTATGTGATGTCAGCCCTGTTTTACCCCTTGTTCACCTTTGCCCTCCTATCCATTGTCATCGCCTACTGGGCCGTCACCGCTGT GTTCCTGTCCACCTCCAATCAGCCCATCTATAAGGTGTTCAATGAGACGGCCTGCGATCACTCCAGGAAAATCTGCGAGCCAGCT AACTTCAGCACCTCCAGTATGAAGGCGGAGTGCCCATACTCGAAGTGTCTGTTTGCCTACTACGGTGGAGAGACGGTCTACCACAAGTACCTGATCGGCCTGCAGTTCTACAACGTCTTCCTGTTCTTCTGGTGTGCTAACTTTGTGACAGCGCTGGGTCAGATGACCCTGGCTGGGGCCTTTGCCTCCTACTACTGGGCCTTGGTCAAGCCTGACGACATGCCTGCCTTCCCCATCTTCTCATCCCTTGGCAGATCACTCAG GTATCACACAGGTTCTCTGGCGTTTggctctctcatcctctccatcATCCAGATCATCAGGGTTCTGCTGGAGTACATCGACCACAAGCTCCAAG GAACCCAAAATAAGTGCACGAAGTTCCTGCTGTGCTGTCTCAAGTGCTGCTTCTGGTGCCTGGAGAAATTCATCAAGTTCATCAACAGAAATGCCTACATTATG GTGGCGATATATGGCAAGAACTTCTGCACGTCTGCCAAAGATGCCTTCTTCCTCCTTATGAGGAACATGATCAG GGTAGCCGTCCTGGACAAGGTGACAGACTTCCTGTTGTTCCTGGGCAAACTCCTCATCGTGGGGCTTGTGG GAATCTttgccttcttcttcttctctgggaGGGTGAAGGCCTTTGAGAACACAGCCCCCAACCTCCACTACTACTGGGTTCCCATCCTGGTGAGTAGCATAGCCATGCTCCGGGTCTG a